The following proteins come from a genomic window of Corallococcus sp. NCRR:
- a CDS encoding lasso peptide biosynthesis protein produces the protein MKALLAIAMLALPVNPASTGAETARAARATSPARFVFAWRGVPVGTVGLSLEAGRFTYTSRHLHVRDGHAGERVREVALRVDAAGRVTDSDAVPQALWLWRGPPPEGCVTGREELSGQEGPHCVTARGPTSAEGTMLGARFRARYDERGELQALEVGDSRFTRAAPGARLRAPPELFAEGVPVEGGAEGALRLVPSGTVPTRLPEMTEWTPAEARALSAKVHAAFPDKGPSAADWRAGGEGEAGGCLAHALRYASLARGRGQRVGLVHGLLVVDGGPARPHAWVRVALKGGGTLDLDPTSLDPVRPDTHLALALVPPEGPALEAGERWLSLLRGDFRVVRATRKE, from the coding sequence ATGAAGGCCCTGCTCGCCATCGCCATGCTGGCGCTCCCCGTAAACCCCGCCAGCACGGGAGCCGAGACCGCCAGGGCCGCCAGGGCTACAAGTCCGGCCCGGTTCGTGTTCGCGTGGCGGGGCGTGCCGGTGGGCACGGTGGGCCTGTCCCTGGAGGCGGGGCGGTTCACGTACACCAGCCGGCACCTGCACGTGCGTGACGGCCACGCGGGCGAGCGCGTGCGAGAGGTGGCCCTGCGGGTGGACGCGGCGGGCCGCGTGACGGACTCGGACGCGGTGCCCCAGGCGCTGTGGCTGTGGCGGGGCCCACCCCCCGAGGGCTGCGTCACGGGCCGCGAGGAGCTGTCCGGCCAGGAGGGCCCCCACTGCGTCACGGCGAGAGGCCCCACGAGCGCCGAGGGCACGATGCTGGGCGCCCGCTTCCGCGCCCGCTATGACGAACGGGGAGAGCTCCAGGCGCTGGAGGTGGGCGACTCCCGCTTCACCCGTGCGGCCCCCGGGGCGCGGCTGCGAGCGCCGCCAGAGCTCTTCGCGGAAGGGGTGCCCGTGGAGGGCGGCGCGGAGGGCGCGCTGAGGCTCGTTCCCAGCGGGACGGTCCCCACCCGGCTGCCGGAGATGACGGAGTGGACGCCGGCCGAGGCCCGCGCCCTGTCCGCGAAGGTGCACGCGGCCTTTCCGGACAAGGGGCCCTCGGCGGCGGACTGGCGCGCGGGAGGGGAGGGCGAGGCCGGAGGCTGTCTGGCCCATGCCCTGCGCTACGCGTCCCTCGCACGCGGCCGGGGCCAGCGGGTGGGGCTGGTGCACGGGCTGCTGGTGGTGGACGGCGGCCCCGCCCGGCCGCACGCCTGGGTGCGGGTGGCGCTCAAGGGCGGCGGGACGTTGGATTTGGACCCCACGTCCCTGGACCCCGTGCGCCCGGACACGCACCTGGCGCTGGCGCTGGTGCCGCCGGAGGGCCCCGCGCTGGAGGCAGGGGAGCGCTGGCTGTCGCTCCTGCGCGGGGACTTCCGGGTGGTGCGCGCTACTCGAAAGGAATGA
- a CDS encoding ABC transporter substrate-binding protein produces the protein MGAKRYLFSFGLVAALVSALILGFVLFWVTGKPDDTAGWAVLLLGVPFLWLIGSYLSWFRFAAMRRRERRDLMSRLAEGDLTTPIHTGFEGQEDLRRLILSLRRAMSQVQRVTSNLHRTGNGVSEQARMLLEAARRQGGAVERTLTAVGGNGTSLQVAIKRVQHIETFAHETTGALLEMTERLHQVVDGLETVNDFSQRTSGLTQAMTERLTHIAASGDELGRFASEAEDFVALVEGGIDAVRRRATETNSMAIAVTATAQRGEALVGDSVQGMYRVEETVRKAAELMEMLGTRSLEIGRIVDVIQEIADQTNLLALNAAIIAAQAGEHGRPFGVVANEIRSLAERTTRSTREIGTMVTGIRDAVETAVALVQEGREQATAGVALGDRASEALSEIRSITQRTFAAVEATVMETQRLEAQGATVVEASKRVARRVEDITRMAIEQSGNARDLVRQIQEMSRVGQSAGQKAEAQARTGRDLSEAVMRLSAAIEELRAAHQVLTRGDASIREEVAQVREDARRVIRIGDGLDRTVDQLGHETASLEAEVFRFQLPRARVGGTLRVGLHQSGSLRARQTVDPLFSVENQMTELTACLFSCLVRLEDGILVPDLAERWDADPSARRYRFYLRRGVTFHDGALLTAQDVKRHLERLMDPALRSPDRSLLEDVEGAREYASGMAREVTGIEVLDEGTLEIRLREPKAFFLQLMALTATAVAKMDPTGKLVGTGPFRVVGMQADRMVLERNATYWRGGLPLLDRLEFVLTETRPQAVRQLLDGQVDLVSFLHVEHTEAHGLDAHQVVTSTTPSTAFLGLNLNEAPYNDVRVRRALRAGMDIPSVVEQFHPGARVARTFTPPELLDGAQELGPTPVPDLTLAERLLREAGVRRLQLTLHHAVGRDTAAEDAVLFRPLIQAGLLELRHEQLPPEEYLARLREGKVPAFRTLWLADFPDPDAFLHFLLNSSAQTVYPLGYRNPELDRLTAEARVSIDPELRSQLYRRAEMLAREDCPLIPLYHDRTHAVAVASVQNLRLHQTPPQVRFEDLWVDPAAGG, from the coding sequence ATGGGCGCCAAACGGTACCTCTTCTCGTTCGGGCTGGTGGCGGCCCTGGTCTCCGCCCTCATCCTGGGCTTCGTGCTGTTCTGGGTGACGGGCAAGCCGGATGACACGGCCGGCTGGGCGGTGCTGCTGCTCGGCGTGCCGTTCCTCTGGCTCATCGGCAGCTACCTGTCGTGGTTTCGCTTCGCGGCCATGCGGCGGCGCGAGCGGCGCGACCTGATGTCCCGGCTGGCGGAGGGCGACCTCACCACGCCCATCCACACCGGCTTCGAGGGCCAGGAGGACCTGCGCCGCCTCATCCTGTCCCTGCGCCGGGCCATGTCCCAGGTGCAGCGCGTGACGAGCAACCTGCACCGCACCGGCAACGGCGTGAGCGAGCAGGCCCGCATGCTGCTGGAGGCCGCGCGCCGGCAGGGCGGCGCCGTGGAGCGCACGCTCACCGCCGTGGGCGGCAACGGCACCAGCCTCCAGGTGGCCATCAAGCGCGTGCAGCACATCGAGACCTTCGCGCACGAGACGACGGGCGCCCTGCTGGAGATGACCGAGCGGCTGCACCAGGTGGTGGACGGCCTGGAGACCGTCAACGACTTCAGCCAGCGCACCAGCGGCCTCACCCAGGCGATGACGGAGCGGCTGACCCACATCGCCGCGTCCGGAGATGAGCTGGGCCGCTTCGCTTCGGAGGCGGAGGACTTCGTCGCGCTGGTGGAGGGCGGCATCGACGCCGTGCGCCGCCGCGCCACGGAGACCAACAGCATGGCCATCGCCGTCACCGCCACCGCCCAGCGCGGCGAGGCGCTGGTGGGCGACAGCGTGCAGGGCATGTACCGGGTGGAGGAGACGGTGCGCAAGGCGGCCGAGCTGATGGAGATGCTCGGCACGCGGTCGCTGGAGATTGGCCGCATCGTGGACGTCATCCAGGAGATCGCCGACCAGACGAACCTCCTGGCCCTCAACGCCGCCATCATCGCCGCGCAGGCCGGCGAGCACGGCCGCCCCTTCGGCGTGGTGGCCAACGAAATCCGGAGCCTCGCCGAGCGCACCACGCGCTCCACGCGCGAGATTGGCACCATGGTCACCGGCATCCGCGACGCGGTGGAGACCGCGGTGGCGCTGGTGCAGGAGGGCCGCGAGCAGGCCACCGCGGGCGTGGCCCTGGGCGACCGCGCGTCGGAAGCCCTCAGTGAGATCCGCTCCATCACCCAGCGCACCTTCGCCGCCGTGGAGGCCACGGTAATGGAGACGCAGCGGCTGGAGGCGCAGGGCGCCACCGTCGTGGAGGCCAGCAAGCGCGTGGCCCGGCGCGTGGAGGACATCACGCGCATGGCCATCGAGCAGTCCGGCAACGCGCGGGACCTGGTGCGCCAGATTCAAGAGATGTCGCGCGTGGGCCAGAGCGCCGGCCAGAAGGCCGAGGCCCAGGCGCGCACCGGCCGCGACCTGTCCGAGGCGGTCATGCGCCTGAGCGCGGCCATCGAGGAGCTGAGGGCCGCGCACCAGGTGCTCACCCGGGGTGATGCGTCCATCCGTGAAGAGGTCGCGCAGGTGCGCGAGGACGCGCGCCGGGTCATCCGCATTGGCGACGGGCTGGACCGCACGGTGGACCAGTTGGGTCACGAGACGGCGAGCCTGGAGGCGGAGGTGTTCCGCTTCCAGCTGCCGCGGGCCCGCGTGGGCGGCACGCTGAGGGTGGGCCTGCATCAGTCGGGCTCGCTGCGCGCGCGGCAGACGGTGGATCCGCTGTTCTCCGTGGAGAACCAGATGACGGAGCTGACAGCGTGCCTCTTCTCCTGCCTCGTGCGGCTGGAGGACGGCATCCTGGTGCCCGACCTGGCCGAGCGCTGGGACGCGGATCCGTCCGCGCGCCGCTACCGCTTCTACCTGCGCCGGGGCGTCACCTTCCACGACGGCGCCCTGCTCACCGCGCAGGACGTGAAGCGCCACCTGGAGCGGTTGATGGACCCGGCGCTGCGCTCGCCGGACCGCAGCCTGCTGGAGGACGTGGAGGGCGCGCGCGAGTACGCCAGCGGCATGGCCCGCGAGGTGACGGGCATCGAGGTCCTGGACGAGGGCACGCTGGAGATCCGCCTGCGCGAGCCCAAGGCGTTCTTCCTCCAGCTCATGGCGCTGACCGCCACGGCGGTGGCGAAGATGGACCCGACGGGCAAGCTGGTGGGCACGGGGCCGTTCCGCGTCGTGGGCATGCAGGCGGACCGGATGGTGCTGGAGCGCAACGCCACCTACTGGCGCGGCGGGCTTCCGCTGTTGGACCGGTTGGAGTTCGTCCTCACGGAGACGCGTCCGCAGGCGGTGCGGCAGTTGCTGGACGGACAGGTGGACCTCGTGTCGTTCCTGCACGTGGAGCACACGGAGGCGCATGGGCTGGACGCGCACCAGGTGGTGACCAGCACCACGCCCTCCACGGCGTTCCTGGGGCTCAACCTGAACGAGGCGCCCTACAACGACGTGCGCGTGCGGCGGGCGCTGCGCGCGGGCATGGACATCCCGAGCGTGGTGGAGCAGTTCCACCCGGGCGCTCGCGTGGCCCGCACCTTCACGCCGCCGGAGCTGCTGGACGGGGCACAGGAGCTGGGGCCCACGCCGGTGCCGGACCTGACGCTGGCGGAGCGGCTGTTGCGCGAGGCGGGCGTGCGGCGGTTGCAGCTCACCCTGCACCACGCGGTGGGCCGCGACACGGCCGCCGAGGACGCGGTGCTCTTCCGGCCGTTGATCCAGGCGGGGCTGCTGGAGCTGCGGCATGAGCAGCTGCCACCGGAGGAGTACCTGGCGCGCCTGCGCGAGGGGAAGGTCCCGGCGTTCCGCACGCTGTGGCTGGCGGACTTCCCGGACCCGGACGCGTTCCTGCACTTCCTGCTCAACTCCAGCGCGCAGACGGTGTACCCGCTGGGCTACCGCAACCCGGAGCTGGACCGGCTCACCGCCGAGGCGCGCGTGTCCATCGACCCGGAGCTGCGCTCGCAGCTGTACCGGCGCGCGGAGATGCTGGCGCGCGAGGACTGCCCGCTCATCCCGCTGTACCACGACCGAACGCACGCGGTGGCGGTGGCCTCCGTGCAGAACCTGCGGCTGCACCAGACTCCACCGCAGGTCCGCTTCGAGGACCTCTGGGTGGACCCCGCCGCGGGCGGCTGA
- a CDS encoding DedA family protein: MWIEHVDKLIGTLGPFGFLVLGVAAMLEYVVPPFPGDTIVLMGGIYAVRGEKPWWLVLAVVTAGSVVGAFINYTVGHWLAKRFEQQPGRSFFGLTHARLEQVQARMRHAGPWLLLVNRFLPGIRGVIFIAAGAARMPRFNALVLGAISALAHSGLILALGMAVGGNLERLTVLVSRYQYAVIGLLGVAALAFGVRALTRRRESAVEP; the protein is encoded by the coding sequence ATGTGGATCGAGCACGTCGACAAGCTGATTGGGACGCTGGGGCCATTCGGGTTCCTGGTGCTCGGCGTGGCGGCGATGCTGGAGTACGTGGTGCCGCCATTTCCCGGGGACACCATCGTGCTCATGGGCGGCATCTACGCCGTGCGCGGGGAGAAGCCCTGGTGGCTGGTGCTCGCGGTGGTGACTGCGGGCAGCGTGGTGGGCGCGTTCATCAACTACACGGTGGGCCACTGGCTGGCGAAGCGCTTCGAACAGCAGCCCGGGCGCTCCTTCTTCGGGCTCACGCACGCGAGGCTGGAGCAGGTGCAGGCGCGGATGCGGCACGCGGGGCCGTGGCTGCTGCTGGTGAACCGGTTCCTGCCGGGCATCCGGGGCGTCATCTTCATCGCGGCGGGAGCGGCGCGGATGCCGCGCTTCAACGCGCTGGTACTGGGGGCCATCTCCGCGCTGGCGCACAGCGGGCTCATCCTGGCGCTGGGCATGGCGGTGGGCGGCAACCTGGAGCGGCTGACGGTGCTGGTGTCCCGCTACCAGTACGCGGTCATCGGGCTGCTCGGGGTGGCGGCGCTGGCGTTCGGTGTGAGGGCGCTGACGCGGCGGCGTGAGTCCGCCGTGGAACCGTAG
- a CDS encoding SDR family oxidoreductase, whose protein sequence is MTHRLEGKVALVTGAGSGIGRATALALAREGARVVAAGRRVEPLEETVRMAGGHVVARAADVTKEDDVEALVRFTLETFGRLDVGVNAAGGTFGGGPTHTLDTASFREWIDGYLVSAFLSTKHEVAAMLKSGGGSVINIGTFVGHTKAIPGTSGYAAAKTGLIGLTRTVAAEYAPQGIRANVLVSGGADTPMFRLWNGSEEQRAAAARLHALQRVANPEEIANAAVFLASGEASFVTGSVLTADGGVSLG, encoded by the coding sequence ATGACGCATCGATTGGAAGGCAAGGTCGCCCTGGTGACAGGGGCGGGTTCAGGGATTGGCCGTGCGACGGCGCTCGCGTTGGCCCGGGAGGGCGCGCGGGTGGTGGCGGCGGGCAGACGCGTGGAGCCGCTCGAAGAAACCGTGCGCATGGCGGGAGGGCACGTGGTGGCCCGCGCCGCGGACGTGACGAAGGAGGACGACGTCGAGGCCCTGGTCCGCTTCACGCTGGAGACGTTCGGGAGGCTCGACGTGGGCGTCAACGCGGCGGGGGGAACGTTCGGCGGCGGGCCCACGCACACGTTGGACACGGCGTCGTTCCGGGAGTGGATCGACGGGTACCTGGTGAGCGCGTTCCTGTCGACGAAGCACGAGGTGGCCGCGATGTTGAAGTCCGGCGGGGGGAGCGTCATCAACATCGGGACCTTCGTTGGGCACACGAAGGCCATCCCCGGGACGTCCGGCTACGCCGCCGCGAAGACGGGCCTCATCGGGCTCACGCGCACCGTCGCGGCGGAGTACGCCCCGCAGGGCATCCGCGCGAACGTGCTCGTCTCCGGCGGCGCGGACACGCCCATGTTCCGGCTCTGGAACGGCTCCGAGGAACAGCGCGCCGCCGCCGCCCGGCTGCATGCGCTCCAGCGCGTCGCGAACCCGGAGGAGATCGCCAACGCGGCCGTCTTCCTCGCGAGCGGGGAGGCGTCGTTCGTCACGGGAAGTGTCCTCACGGCCGATGGAGGCGTCTCGCTCGGCTGA
- a CDS encoding radical SAM protein: MNLKQLSLPELEAALAPAQPSATAVRKVFAGVFAHARPTVDAVALAPQVPRRVADLLRAQAEMPSLKVVERRQAEDGFVKYLFESPLGGRIEAVRIPIFEEKYVVCVSSQVGCALACDFCMTGKLGFQRNLQTWEILDQVMQVRAEADRRVGGVVFMGMGEPLLNYKETIRAAQILSHPAGFSISGTAITFSTAGHVPAIRRYTKEGHPFRLAFSVTSAIPEKRAKVLPIEKTHPLPELIQAIREYSEARRERAMIAYVAIQGFNLEREDAEALKAAFEGIPIKVDLIDVTDPTGKYLPPTAEELSAFRDHLQILKAPIARRYSGGKEIGAACGTLAASQYGGTVLPTPVALPRQA, translated from the coding sequence GTGAACCTGAAACAACTGTCGCTGCCGGAACTGGAAGCGGCGCTCGCGCCGGCCCAGCCGTCCGCGACCGCGGTCCGCAAGGTGTTCGCGGGCGTCTTCGCCCACGCCCGTCCCACGGTGGACGCCGTCGCGCTGGCGCCCCAGGTGCCGCGCCGTGTCGCGGACCTGCTCCGCGCGCAGGCGGAGATGCCCTCCCTCAAGGTCGTCGAGCGGCGGCAGGCGGAAGACGGCTTCGTGAAGTACCTCTTCGAGTCGCCGCTGGGCGGCCGCATCGAGGCGGTGCGCATCCCCATCTTCGAGGAGAAGTACGTCGTCTGCGTGTCCAGCCAGGTGGGCTGTGCGTTGGCGTGCGACTTCTGCATGACGGGCAAGCTGGGCTTCCAGCGCAACCTCCAGACCTGGGAGATCCTGGACCAGGTGATGCAGGTGCGCGCGGAGGCGGACCGGCGCGTGGGCGGCGTGGTGTTCATGGGGATGGGCGAGCCGCTGCTCAACTACAAGGAGACCATCCGCGCGGCGCAGATCCTGTCGCACCCGGCCGGGTTCTCCATCTCCGGCACGGCCATCACGTTCTCCACTGCGGGGCACGTGCCCGCGATCCGCCGCTACACGAAGGAAGGGCACCCGTTCCGCCTGGCGTTCAGCGTGACGAGCGCCATCCCGGAGAAGCGCGCGAAGGTGCTCCCCATCGAGAAGACGCACCCGCTGCCGGAGCTGATTCAAGCCATCCGTGAGTACAGCGAGGCGCGGCGCGAGCGGGCGATGATCGCCTACGTGGCCATCCAGGGCTTCAACCTGGAGCGCGAGGACGCGGAGGCGCTGAAGGCGGCGTTCGAGGGCATCCCCATCAAGGTGGACCTCATCGACGTGACGGATCCGACGGGCAAGTACCTGCCGCCCACGGCGGAGGAGTTGAGCGCGTTCCGGGACCACCTTCAGATCCTGAAGGCGCCCATCGCGCGGCGCTATTCGGGCGGCAAGGAGATTGGCGCCGCGTGCGGCACGCTGGCGGCGAGCCAGTACGGCGGCACGGTGCTGCCGACGCCCGTGGCTTTGCCCCGTCAGGCCTGA
- a CDS encoding anti-sigma factor family protein, translating to MYTCKDSINLLLEFLEGEMPEEEARHLQEHLSGCKPCEEFLSTYRATPGLCKRAMALKMPREVSAKLTEFLRSKIKSCS from the coding sequence ATGTATACCTGCAAAGATTCCATCAACCTCCTGCTGGAGTTTCTCGAAGGTGAGATGCCAGAGGAGGAGGCGCGGCACCTGCAGGAGCACCTGTCGGGCTGCAAGCCCTGCGAGGAATTCCTCAGCACCTATCGGGCGACTCCCGGCCTCTGCAAGCGCGCCATGGCGCTGAAGATGCCGCGGGAGGTGTCGGCGAAGCTGACCGAGTTCCTGCGCTCGAAGATCAAGTCCTGCTCGTGA
- a CDS encoding RNA polymerase sigma factor, producing MSQEAPQEEDRQEEDRRLLTRAQDGDVSAFEALVGLHQDRVYGLALRMTRSEADAAEITQDTFLSAYQHLKDFRGEAAFGSWVHRIAANHALMRLRHRRVAQAAEAELQAPEFTERGTLADYPVTDWSRDAEEKALDAELGQAIQQAADRLPEGYREVFLLKDVDGLSYEQIAEVTGDSIPAIKSRLHRARLALREAIDLFYNRDNRGV from the coding sequence ATGTCCCAAGAGGCTCCCCAGGAAGAAGACCGGCAGGAAGAAGACCGGCGGCTCCTGACGCGGGCCCAGGACGGTGACGTGTCCGCCTTCGAGGCCCTCGTGGGCCTGCACCAGGACCGGGTCTACGGCCTGGCGCTGCGGATGACGCGCTCGGAGGCGGACGCGGCGGAAATCACCCAGGACACCTTCCTGTCCGCCTACCAACACCTGAAGGACTTCCGGGGCGAGGCGGCCTTCGGGTCCTGGGTGCACCGCATCGCGGCCAACCACGCCCTCATGCGCCTGCGTCACCGCCGGGTGGCCCAGGCGGCGGAGGCGGAGCTCCAGGCCCCTGAATTCACGGAGCGGGGCACCCTGGCGGACTACCCCGTCACGGACTGGAGCCGGGACGCCGAGGAGAAGGCGCTGGACGCGGAGCTGGGGCAGGCCATCCAGCAGGCGGCCGACCGCCTGCCTGAGGGCTACCGGGAAGTCTTCCTCTTGAAAGACGTGGACGGCCTCAGCTACGAACAGATCGCAGAAGTGACGGGGGATTCCATCCCCGCCATCAAGAGCCGCCTGCACCGGGCACGGCTCGCGCTGCGAGAGGCCATCGACCTGTTCTACAACCGGGACAATCGCGGGGTGTGA